The Macadamia integrifolia cultivar HAES 741 unplaced genomic scaffold, SCU_Mint_v3 scaffold629, whole genome shotgun sequence genome window below encodes:
- the LOC122069510 gene encoding accelerated cell death 11 yields MADGDKPLVMIAEAFTDLAATVNSETLDVKVAPFSHACSLVSPLFGSLGIAFKFAEMDYVAKVRDLAEASKSIETLQSLLDRDIENNCVKKAGSHSRNLLRVKRGIDMVRVLFEQIQISEGNSLKDAASVAYANVFAPHHGWAIRKAVSAGMYALPTKAQLLKKLNEDEASAMVRMQNYVVASAPLIQYIDKLFLSKQLGIDW; encoded by the exons ATGGCTGACGGAGACAAACCTCTGGTAATGATTGCAGAGGCATTCACAGATCTCGCAGCTACCGTAAATTCTGAAACCCTAGATGTCAAGGTTGCGCCTTTCTCTCATGCTTGTTCTCTCGTTTCTCCTCTTTTTGGTTCCTTGGGTATCGCATTCAAGTTCGCAGAGATGGATTACGTAGCAAAG GTTCGTGATCTGGCTGAAGCGTCAAAGTCAATTGAAACATTACAATCTTTACTGGATCGGGACATTGAGAACAATTGTGTGAAGAAAGCTGGTAGTCATTCGAGAAACCTTCTTAGAGTGAAGCGTGGAATCGATATGGTCAGGGTTCTATTTGAGCAAATTCAAATTTCAGA GGGAAACTCCTTGAAGGATGCAGCTTCTGTGGCTTATGCCAACGTTTTTGCTCCCCACCATGGTTGGGCCATCAGGAAAGCTGTTTCTGCTGGGATGTATGCTCTTCCTACGAAGGCACAGCTCTTGAAAAAGCTGAATGAAGATG AGGCCTCAGCAATGGTTCGGATGCAAAACTACGTTGTTGCTTCTGCACCTCTTATTCAGTACATCGACAAGCTATTTCTTTCAAAGCAGTTGGGCATAGACTGGTGA